In a genomic window of Dyadobacter fermentans DSM 18053:
- a CDS encoding muconolactone Delta-isomerase family protein, producing the protein MSQYMVEIQLPAVMSEDFTAKIPAQRKKINELMEQGRLMSYALSDDYSRLWCVVRAESEFEVMSLVSEFPLIDYMDPKITKLMFNNVVALRLPMFSLN; encoded by the coding sequence ATGAGCCAATATATGGTTGAAATCCAGCTTCCGGCTGTCATGTCGGAAGATTTCACAGCAAAAATACCCGCTCAGAGAAAAAAAATTAATGAATTGATGGAGCAAGGAAGGCTGATGTCTTATGCTTTGTCCGATGATTATTCGCGGCTCTGGTGTGTGGTGAGAGCAGAAAGTGAATTTGAAGTAATGTCTCTCGTTTCGGAATTCCCGTTGATCGATTATATGGATCCTAAGATAACCAAGTTGATGTTTAACAATGTGGTTGCCCTCCGGCTGCCCATGTTCTCATTAAACTGA
- a CDS encoding outer membrane beta-barrel protein encodes MMDPSNINNFEDQWRKAFQEASETPPPSVWESIEARLDNEQAKVVPMWWQSRRIWYAAASLAALMVVGGGLWYSNTGTNGDVNVAVTTKAAHEPERKDTETVTAEPDAIESQRNEALAATEQPKSPSPAAGNAVVTNDNGVATKDLGAEIAAAPRTAGKSEPNASAKVRPDAGFRDIEAIAAAEQPAAKVEPAATVESAGAVNAASEAINTDPQSAQIAAAKVAGNGQAISADENLPVSAQLLASLPYSDLDVYVQKRHVFFRAEIIIEDPVKAKKPKEYYAGIGVMPASFNPDVQLKEVPMAFSAQSVSQRRSVSGSSEARASYAVQTQGGVRLSKHWSVETGLSYLRGNSAYEGGGYMLSAYNNAAANVLENALAATSPALADKSSSFNNGALYIDVAKKVSNNYQYLQLPVQAGFTLNPDKKFSYSLLGGMMANFFLTNELESASGEIIRTTASDEIYRGTSWAATTGLRLNYKLSSKWGANLTGSYQKAVSSGFRSNQTLDSHPYLYGVSWSVRYSF; translated from the coding sequence ATGATGGATCCGTCCAACATAAACAATTTTGAGGATCAGTGGAGAAAGGCCTTCCAGGAGGCGTCCGAAACTCCTCCGCCGTCTGTGTGGGAGAGTATAGAGGCGCGCCTGGACAATGAGCAGGCGAAAGTGGTGCCGATGTGGTGGCAGTCGCGCCGCATTTGGTATGCGGCGGCGTCACTGGCGGCATTGATGGTGGTTGGCGGAGGATTGTGGTATTCCAACACCGGAACGAATGGTGATGTGAATGTGGCAGTAACCACAAAAGCTGCGCACGAGCCTGAAAGGAAAGATACCGAGACGGTAACGGCCGAACCCGACGCAATTGAAAGCCAGCGCAACGAAGCACTCGCAGCCACGGAACAGCCAAAAAGTCCATCGCCTGCGGCTGGAAATGCCGTGGTTACCAACGATAATGGCGTGGCGACCAAGGATTTGGGTGCCGAAATTGCAGCTGCACCCCGCACGGCGGGCAAAAGTGAGCCAAATGCATCGGCCAAAGTGCGGCCGGATGCCGGATTTAGAGATATTGAAGCAATAGCAGCCGCAGAGCAGCCCGCTGCCAAAGTTGAACCCGCTGCAACAGTTGAATCAGCTGGCGCGGTTAATGCAGCCAGCGAGGCAATTAATACTGATCCGCAGTCTGCGCAAATAGCGGCGGCAAAAGTTGCCGGAAATGGTCAGGCGATTTCGGCGGACGAAAACCTTCCCGTGTCGGCGCAACTGCTGGCGTCGTTACCGTACAGCGATCTGGATGTGTACGTTCAGAAACGCCACGTATTCTTCCGTGCTGAAATTATCATAGAAGATCCTGTAAAGGCCAAAAAGCCGAAAGAATATTATGCCGGAATAGGCGTGATGCCCGCGTCTTTTAACCCCGATGTGCAGCTGAAAGAAGTGCCGATGGCATTTTCGGCGCAGTCGGTGAGCCAGCGCCGGTCGGTGTCGGGTTCCAGCGAGGCCCGTGCTTCTTACGCGGTGCAAACACAGGGCGGCGTCCGGCTGTCAAAGCATTGGTCGGTGGAAACGGGTTTGAGCTATCTCCGGGGGAATTCGGCTTATGAAGGCGGCGGCTACATGTTGAGTGCCTATAACAACGCCGCGGCCAATGTGCTGGAAAATGCGCTGGCAGCCACCAGCCCGGCCCTGGCGGATAAGTCGTCGTCGTTCAATAATGGTGCATTGTATATTGATGTGGCCAAAAAGGTAAGCAACAACTATCAATACTTGCAACTGCCCGTTCAGGCCGGATTTACGTTGAATCCCGACAAAAAATTCAGTTACTCGCTGCTCGGGGGAATGATGGCGAATTTCTTCCTGACAAATGAACTCGAATCCGCATCAGGCGAGATCATCAGGACAACCGCCAGCGATGAAATATACCGCGGAACAAGTTGGGCCGCTACCACCGGGCTGAGATTGAATTACAAACTCTCTTCGAAATGGGGCGCAAATTTGACCGGCTCATATCAAAAAGCAGTGTCGTCGGGTTTCAGATCTAATCAAACACTCGATTCACATCCTTATTTATATGGTGTGTCGTGGTCTGTTCGCTATTCTTTTTAA
- a CDS encoding GAF domain-containing protein, which translates to MAETLFIPADTNRATVYDALLPQIEALVADESDLTANLANIAAVLKEAFGFFWVGFYLAKEGQLVLGPFQGPIACTRIPFHKGVCGASYSRAETIIVPDVEQFPGHIACSSASRSEIVVPVFHRNGTVAMVLDVDSDQLDDFSETDREALEKVAKLITRKL; encoded by the coding sequence ATGGCAGAAACATTATTTATACCGGCAGATACCAACAGAGCGACCGTTTACGACGCGCTTCTGCCGCAAATAGAAGCATTGGTAGCCGACGAAAGCGACCTGACGGCCAATCTGGCCAACATCGCCGCGGTTCTGAAAGAAGCATTCGGCTTTTTCTGGGTCGGATTTTATTTGGCAAAGGAAGGGCAGCTCGTGCTCGGGCCGTTTCAGGGGCCGATCGCGTGTACGCGCATACCGTTCCACAAGGGTGTGTGCGGGGCGAGCTATTCGCGCGCGGAAACCATCATTGTGCCGGATGTGGAGCAGTTTCCGGGGCATATTGCATGCAGTTCGGCGTCGCGTTCGGAGATCGTCGTGCCGGTATTTCACCGGAACGGCACGGTAGCGATGGTGCTGGATGTGGACAGCGACCAGCTCGACGATTTCAGCGAAACAGACCGTGAAGCACTTGAAAAAGTCGCTAAGCTGATCACGCGCAAGCTTTGA
- the purU gene encoding formyltetrahydrofolate deformylase, with the protein MDGPDHKGLIYHVTRILFAHNQNIISNDEYVSPSRYFFMRTEFEGDTDIPQLLHALQSELPPGLNLRINPKKNKDIVLMVTKEHHCLGELLIRYAFNELDATILAVVSNYNSLQPLVGKFGIPFHFISHENKTREEHEEAILRTLEIYRPDYVVLAKYMRIITPQFVERFPNRIVNIHHSFLPAFIGANPYRQAYERGVKIIGATAHFVNNDLDEGPIIAQDVKEVDHKLTAADMATLGKDTEKAVLSKALKLVFNDRVFIHNNRTIIL; encoded by the coding sequence ATGGACGGCCCCGATCACAAGGGTTTGATCTACCATGTGACCCGCATTCTTTTTGCCCATAATCAGAATATCATCAGCAATGACGAATATGTGAGCCCTTCGCGCTACTTTTTCATGCGCACGGAGTTCGAGGGCGATACCGATATTCCGCAGTTGCTGCATGCCCTGCAATCGGAACTTCCGCCGGGCCTGAACCTGCGCATTAATCCCAAAAAGAACAAGGATATTGTGCTGATGGTCACCAAGGAGCACCATTGCCTCGGCGAATTGCTGATACGTTATGCATTCAACGAGCTCGACGCAACCATTCTCGCGGTAGTCAGCAATTACAATTCGCTGCAACCGCTGGTAGGCAAGTTCGGGATACCTTTCCATTTTATTTCCCACGAGAACAAAACCCGTGAGGAGCATGAGGAGGCGATTTTAAGGACGTTGGAAATCTACCGCCCCGATTATGTTGTGCTCGCCAAATACATGCGCATTATCACGCCGCAATTCGTCGAACGCTTTCCGAACCGGATTGTGAACATCCATCATTCGTTCCTGCCTGCGTTCATCGGGGCAAACCCTTACCGGCAAGCGTACGAACGCGGAGTGAAGATCATTGGTGCCACTGCACATTTTGTGAATAATGACCTCGACGAAGGTCCGATCATAGCGCAGGACGTCAAGGAAGTCGACCACAAGCTGACTGCCGCGGATATGGCAACGTTGGGAAAAGACACGGAGAAGGCGGTGTTGTCGAAGGCATTGAAACTGGTTTTCAACGACCGCGTATTCATTCATAACAACCGCACGATCATTCTGTAA
- a CDS encoding RNA polymerase sigma factor — protein sequence MTFNEQELVKGCKQRNRIAQKQLYDVFGGKLFAICLRYTKNRADAEDVLQDAFIKIYENIDSFRSDSPLEYWLRSVVVNTALNHLRQQKYLKELDDIDVHHNGLSDREFTLGNFQMQQLMEMIRELPPGCQTIFNLYAIEGYQHNEIAQMLGISEGTSKSQYSRARTLLQQKLNKEKRFDDGSVQHKQF from the coding sequence ATGACCTTTAACGAACAGGAATTGGTGAAAGGCTGCAAGCAGCGCAACCGGATCGCCCAGAAACAGCTATATGATGTTTTTGGCGGCAAGTTGTTCGCGATTTGCCTGCGCTACACGAAAAACCGCGCCGACGCGGAAGACGTGTTGCAGGATGCCTTTATCAAGATTTACGAAAATATCGATTCGTTCAGGAGCGATAGCCCGCTGGAATACTGGCTCCGGTCGGTGGTAGTGAACACCGCGCTGAACCATTTACGGCAGCAGAAGTATCTGAAAGAACTGGACGATATCGATGTACATCACAACGGTTTGTCGGACCGGGAGTTTACGCTGGGGAATTTCCAGATGCAGCAGCTGATGGAAATGATCCGTGAACTGCCGCCCGGGTGCCAGACGATCTTCAATCTGTACGCAATTGAAGGTTACCAGCACAATGAGATCGCCCAGATGTTGGGTATCTCCGAAGGAACGTCCAAATCGCAATACTCGCGGGCCAGGACATTACTTCAACAGAAGTTGAACAAAGAAAAAAGATTTGATGATGGATCCGTCCAACATAAACAATTTTGA
- a CDS encoding glycosyltransferase family protein — MRILFLVQGEGRGHLTQAISLGQILRGAGHKVVGAMVGTSPGRNIPSFFHEQIFAPVHHFAAPNIIYKAHGGGMNVGRTIAKHLAHLPKYLKSLHRIHETVRQINPDLIVSFYDTYGGLYNTIYRSGIPMICIAHQYLLLHPKFVFPENSRLNRFLINLNSKSTSWLSAKRLALSFREIPSAPELKISVLPPLLRKEVTRLTPQNGAFILVYMTHHSLSKQVINWHLKHQEVELHCFWDNPDASEEFTFDSTLTFHQINSEKYLRMLATCRALVTTAGFESVCEAMYLGKPVMMVPVPNHFEQECNAIDGVISGAGVMSRSFDLSVIFDYLPKHIDQSAKFRAWYNCGQEMFVKEIGEFEKSIDMRRKMQSEI; from the coding sequence ATGAGAATCCTTTTTCTCGTTCAGGGAGAAGGCCGCGGGCATTTGACACAAGCCATTTCGCTCGGCCAGATCCTGCGTGGCGCAGGGCACAAAGTGGTGGGCGCGATGGTAGGAACATCGCCGGGCCGGAATATCCCTTCATTTTTCCACGAGCAGATTTTTGCCCCCGTGCATCATTTTGCCGCGCCTAATATCATTTATAAAGCACACGGCGGCGGCATGAACGTGGGCCGCACTATTGCCAAACATCTGGCACATTTGCCCAAATACCTGAAAAGCCTGCATCGCATTCACGAAACCGTCCGGCAAATCAATCCAGACCTGATCGTGAGCTTTTACGACACTTATGGCGGGTTATACAATACGATTTACCGCTCGGGCATACCGATGATCTGCATCGCGCATCAGTACCTGCTGCTACACCCGAAGTTCGTATTCCCGGAAAACAGCAGGCTTAACCGGTTCCTCATCAATCTCAACTCCAAATCGACTTCGTGGCTTTCGGCGAAACGGCTTGCATTATCGTTCCGCGAAATTCCGTCGGCGCCGGAACTCAAAATCAGCGTCTTGCCGCCATTACTCCGCAAGGAAGTCACCCGTCTGACGCCGCAGAACGGCGCGTTCATCCTCGTGTACATGACGCACCATAGCCTGAGCAAGCAGGTGATCAACTGGCATTTGAAGCACCAGGAAGTGGAGCTGCATTGCTTCTGGGACAACCCGGACGCTTCCGAAGAATTTACCTTCGACAGTACCCTTACTTTCCACCAGATCAACAGCGAAAAATACCTGCGCATGCTCGCAACCTGCCGTGCGCTCGTCACGACAGCCGGTTTCGAATCGGTGTGTGAGGCGATGTACCTCGGCAAGCCGGTCATGATGGTGCCCGTTCCCAACCATTTTGAGCAGGAATGCAATGCCATCGACGGCGTAATATCCGGCGCAGGTGTCATGTCCCGGTCGTTCGACCTTTCGGTGATCTTCGATTATCTTCCTAAGCACATCGACCAATCGGCGAAGTTCCGAGCCTGGTACAACTGCGGACAGGAAATGTTTGTAAAGGAGATTGGGGAGTTTGAAAAATCGATCGATATGCGGCGGAAAATGCAGTCGGAGATCTGA
- a CDS encoding serpin family protein, translating to MLAAAMLFGCTNDDVNPGNEVNPVAIPASVSNGTTSFAFDFIHALQGTQPADDNLFVSPLSLHMALGMLLNGAEKETAQEIQKGLKMDAVALSELNAAYEALINDLPVADSKVSLGLANSVWYKNNFSVEADFRSVLKNSFESEIIGLPFDDAAKSRINKWASDKTNGKIEKVIDQISPNHVMFLLNALYFKGDWQSRFDANKTQDAPFQLAGGQSKNVKMMYVSSDFKTGAGSNYDAVQLPYANGQFNMTLLIPRGQNTVNQVLNGVTGEGWTELNSKMAVRGVTVGLPKFTLKYTAQLKETLTNLGIRKVFSEGADLGKINKANNLFVDFVKQDAYLGIDEQGTEAAALTTIGVGVTSAGPEPPRFICDRPFALVISENTSNTILFVGRINNPESK from the coding sequence ATGCTTGCAGCAGCGATGCTGTTTGGCTGCACGAATGACGATGTTAATCCCGGTAACGAGGTAAATCCGGTAGCAATACCAGCCTCGGTTTCCAATGGGACTACATCTTTCGCTTTTGATTTCATTCATGCATTGCAAGGAACTCAACCGGCAGACGACAATCTGTTTGTTTCGCCACTCAGCCTGCACATGGCATTAGGAATGCTTTTGAATGGCGCAGAAAAAGAAACGGCGCAGGAAATTCAAAAAGGATTGAAAATGGATGCGGTTGCATTGTCGGAACTGAATGCAGCTTACGAAGCATTAATTAACGATTTACCAGTCGCAGATTCGAAGGTCAGTTTAGGGTTGGCGAATTCGGTTTGGTATAAAAATAATTTTTCTGTTGAAGCCGATTTTCGATCTGTTTTAAAGAATTCATTTGAATCAGAGATTATCGGTCTGCCATTTGACGATGCCGCGAAAAGCCGGATTAATAAATGGGCGAGTGATAAAACCAACGGGAAGATAGAAAAAGTGATCGACCAGATCAGCCCGAACCACGTCATGTTCCTGTTGAATGCATTGTATTTCAAAGGCGACTGGCAATCCAGATTTGATGCAAATAAAACGCAGGATGCGCCATTTCAACTGGCCGGTGGGCAAAGCAAGAATGTGAAGATGATGTACGTGTCGTCCGACTTCAAAACAGGCGCCGGAAGTAATTACGATGCCGTTCAGCTTCCCTACGCCAACGGACAGTTTAATATGACATTGCTCATTCCGCGAGGTCAGAATACGGTAAACCAGGTGCTGAACGGTGTTACCGGCGAAGGTTGGACGGAGCTGAATAGCAAAATGGCTGTTCGCGGTGTGACGGTAGGTTTGCCGAAATTCACCCTCAAATACACGGCTCAGTTAAAAGAGACATTGACAAACCTGGGCATCCGGAAAGTATTTTCAGAAGGTGCCGATCTCGGAAAGATCAATAAAGCGAATAATCTTTTTGTTGATTTCGTGAAACAGGATGCATACCTGGGCATCGACGAGCAGGGCACCGAAGCTGCCGCCCTCACGACCATCGGTGTAGGAGTTACATCCGCTGGGCCAGAGCCGCCGAGATTCATCTGCGACCGTCCGTTTGCACTGGTTATAAGCGAAAATACTTCCAATACCATTCTTTTTGTTGGAAGGATCAATAATCCGGAATCGAAATAA
- a CDS encoding 2-isopropylmalate synthase encodes MSNRVQIFDTTLRDGEQVPGSQLTTEEKIVVATQLEKLGVDIIEAGFPVSSPGDFRSVVEISKAVREPIICALSRAVQGDIDAAADALKYAQRARIHTGIGSSDIHIQHKFNTTREKIIERAIAATKYAKSKVEDVEFYCEDAGRADLVFLSQLVEAVIGAGATVVNIPDTTGYCLPDEYGNKIKHIFEHVSNIHKATISIHCHNDLGLATANSIAGINAGARQVEVTINGIGERAGNTSLEEVVMALKVHQELGLETGINTQHIYPTSQLVSKMMRMQVQANKAIVGRNAFAHSSGIHQDGFLKNNLNYEIMNPHDVGVDKSDIVLTARSGRHALKHRLELLGFSFEKPVLDELYTRFLEVADIKKEVNDGDLVELVKTAEAV; translated from the coding sequence ATGAGTAATCGAGTTCAGATCTTCGACACTACTTTACGAGACGGCGAGCAGGTTCCTGGCAGCCAATTGACCACAGAAGAAAAAATCGTGGTAGCCACACAACTCGAAAAGCTGGGGGTAGATATTATCGAAGCCGGTTTTCCGGTTTCAAGTCCCGGAGACTTTCGTTCTGTGGTAGAAATCTCCAAAGCGGTGCGCGAGCCGATCATTTGCGCGCTTTCGCGTGCAGTACAGGGCGATATCGACGCAGCTGCGGACGCCTTGAAGTATGCACAGCGGGCACGAATCCACACGGGTATCGGTTCATCCGACATTCACATCCAGCATAAATTCAATACGACCCGCGAGAAAATTATCGAAAGAGCAATTGCGGCTACGAAATATGCTAAATCGAAAGTAGAGGACGTAGAATTTTACTGCGAAGATGCAGGCCGTGCGGATCTCGTTTTCCTTTCACAACTGGTTGAAGCAGTAATCGGTGCCGGCGCGACGGTGGTAAACATTCCTGACACAACAGGTTACTGCCTGCCCGACGAGTACGGCAATAAAATTAAACACATTTTCGAACACGTTTCGAATATCCATAAAGCCACTATTTCCATCCACTGCCACAACGACCTCGGTTTGGCAACTGCCAACTCCATCGCGGGTATCAATGCAGGCGCGCGCCAGGTAGAGGTGACGATCAACGGAATTGGCGAGCGCGCCGGTAACACGTCGCTCGAAGAAGTGGTAATGGCATTGAAAGTGCACCAGGAACTGGGCCTGGAAACGGGCATTAACACGCAGCACATTTACCCGACAAGCCAATTGGTGTCGAAAATGATGCGTATGCAGGTGCAAGCTAATAAGGCGATCGTGGGCCGCAATGCATTCGCGCATTCGTCGGGCATTCACCAGGACGGCTTCCTGAAAAACAACCTGAACTACGAAATCATGAACCCGCACGATGTGGGTGTGGATAAGTCGGATATCGTGCTCACAGCCCGCAGTGGCCGCCACGCATTGAAGCACCGCCTCGAATTGCTGGGCTTCTCCTTCGAAAAGCCGGTGCTCGACGAGCTCTACACACGGTTCCTGGAAGTAGCCGATATTAAGAAAGAAGTGAACGACGGTGACCTGGTTGAACTCGTGAAGACAGCCGAAGCGGTTTAA
- a CDS encoding LVIVD repeat-containing protein codes for MELRTMVKAESPRALEQPGKMYVKGKYLYVNEIKKGIHIIDNGNPASPKFVTFINIPGNGDIAVRDNILYADSFSDLVSLDITDPAAPKEVGRVKNVFKNGLFDGGGWSLNESVGAINDQNVEWETETITVNCEENVSPGWWWGGIIAFADRAFLSNSSSAAPQSSGSNGQAGSMARFALDRNFLYAVGQSQMHLFNISKPAQPVDFATINLGWGIETIFPYDNKLFIGSATGMFIYDNTNPAEPKQLSMFQHGRACDPVVVHENIAYVTLRTGTACAGAQNQLDLVDVSNPSAPQLIKSYQMENPHGLSVDFPTLFLCEGKHGLKVFDVTDKFTVDRKLLAHFKDMHAYDVISLGKTLLLIGEDGFYQYDSSNPKDLRLLSKIPVGKAI; via the coding sequence ATGGAATTGCGGACAATGGTGAAGGCGGAGTCGCCGCGTGCGCTCGAACAGCCGGGAAAGATGTACGTGAAAGGCAAGTATTTGTATGTCAATGAAATCAAAAAGGGCATTCATATCATCGACAATGGCAATCCCGCCAGCCCGAAGTTTGTAACATTCATCAATATTCCCGGCAATGGCGACATCGCGGTCCGCGACAATATCCTCTACGCTGATAGTTTCTCCGACCTGGTTTCGCTGGATATCACCGATCCCGCCGCGCCGAAGGAAGTAGGCAGGGTTAAGAATGTATTCAAAAACGGCCTTTTCGACGGCGGTGGCTGGTCACTCAACGAATCGGTGGGCGCTATCAACGACCAGAATGTGGAATGGGAGACCGAAACCATCACAGTCAATTGCGAGGAGAACGTTTCTCCCGGATGGTGGTGGGGCGGGATCATCGCATTTGCCGACAGGGCATTTCTGAGTAATTCATCTTCTGCTGCGCCGCAATCATCAGGTTCCAACGGTCAGGCGGGTTCCATGGCACGTTTCGCGCTCGACCGGAATTTCCTGTATGCCGTGGGACAAAGCCAGATGCACCTTTTCAATATATCGAAACCTGCGCAGCCCGTCGACTTCGCGACAATCAATCTCGGCTGGGGTATCGAAACCATTTTCCCTTACGACAACAAACTTTTCATCGGCTCGGCGACGGGTATGTTCATTTACGACAACACCAATCCGGCCGAGCCCAAGCAACTCTCTATGTTTCAGCACGGACGGGCTTGCGACCCCGTGGTGGTGCATGAGAACATTGCATATGTGACCCTGCGCACGGGCACAGCATGTGCCGGAGCGCAGAACCAGTTGGACCTCGTGGATGTGAGCAACCCGAGCGCCCCGCAGCTTATCAAAAGTTACCAAATGGAAAATCCGCATGGCCTGAGCGTGGACTTCCCGACGCTTTTCCTGTGTGAAGGAAAGCACGGGCTGAAAGTTTTCGATGTGACGGACAAGTTTACGGTTGACCGGAAACTGCTGGCGCATTTCAAGGATATGCATGCTTACGACGTGATTTCGCTCGGCAAAACGTTGCTGCTGATCGGTGAAGACGGTTTTTATCAATATGACTCGTCGAACCCGAAGGATTTGAGGTTATTGAGTAAAATCCCTGTCGGTAAAGCGATTTGA
- the leuB gene encoding 3-isopropylmalate dehydrogenase → MKKHILIVPGDGIGQEVTEVGKAVLVKIAEKFGHEFTYDEALMGHVAIEATGNPLPDETLEKMRNSDAILFGAVGHPKYDNDPTAKVRPEQGLLKMRKELGLYANLRPIKLFDELLGASSIRPEILKGSDILFFRELTGDIYFGEKGRKNDNNTAYDIAEYSRYEVKRIARKAFEAARTRGKRLCSVDKANVLETSRLWREVVQALAPEYPDITVEHQFVDAAAMMLIKDPKRFDVVVTANLFGDILTDEASQIAGSMGMLASASVGDSTGVYEPIHGSAHDITGKGVANPLASVLSAALLLDISFGLKEESEAIISAVDKLLKDGFRTRDIADATTPADKILNTQQAGEELLKRI, encoded by the coding sequence ATGAAAAAGCATATCCTTATCGTTCCGGGCGACGGAATCGGACAAGAAGTTACTGAGGTAGGAAAGGCAGTGTTGGTAAAAATTGCCGAGAAATTCGGTCATGAATTCACTTACGACGAGGCGTTGATGGGCCACGTCGCTATCGAAGCGACCGGTAACCCGCTTCCGGACGAAACGCTGGAAAAAATGCGCAACTCCGACGCGATCCTTTTCGGTGCCGTTGGTCACCCGAAATACGACAACGACCCGACTGCCAAAGTTCGCCCTGAACAAGGCTTGCTGAAAATGCGCAAAGAGCTGGGTTTGTATGCTAACCTCCGTCCGATCAAATTGTTCGACGAATTGCTGGGTGCATCTTCCATCCGTCCTGAAATCCTGAAAGGCTCGGATATCCTTTTCTTCCGTGAGCTGACAGGCGACATTTATTTCGGAGAAAAAGGTCGTAAAAACGACAATAATACTGCTTACGACATCGCGGAATACAGCCGTTACGAAGTGAAACGCATTGCCCGCAAGGCATTCGAAGCTGCCCGGACACGTGGCAAGCGTCTCTGCTCTGTAGATAAAGCTAATGTTTTGGAAACCAGCCGTCTGTGGCGTGAAGTGGTTCAGGCTTTGGCTCCTGAATATCCGGACATTACCGTTGAGCACCAGTTTGTGGATGCGGCTGCGATGATGCTCATCAAAGATCCTAAGCGTTTCGACGTGGTGGTGACAGCGAACCTGTTCGGAGATATCCTTACCGACGAGGCGAGCCAAATCGCCGGATCAATGGGAATGCTCGCCTCGGCTTCGGTTGGTGACAGCACCGGCGTTTACGAACCAATCCACGGCTCAGCGCACGACATTACCGGCAAAGGCGTTGCAAACCCCTTAGCGTCAGTGCTTTCGGCCGCATTGCTCCTCGATATTTCATTTGGTCTGAAGGAAGAATCGGAAGCGATTATTTCGGCGGTGGACAAGTTGCTGAAAGATGGTTTCAGAACACGCGACATTGCCGATGCTACCACACCGGCAGACAAGATTCTGAACACGCAACAAGCTGGCGAAGAGCTTTTGAAAAGAATCTAA